A region of the Parasteatoda tepidariorum isolate YZ-2023 chromosome 7, CAS_Ptep_4.0, whole genome shotgun sequence genome:
AACGAAAATTCATTGATTTCTTTTGTCATATGACGTAAATACGTGCtagtttcatttcaaaactcttgctaaaagaaatgtttcaaaagtgTTTATTGAAATGGTGGGCTAAAGTTCTAAATAACCTTGTgacaaatagaataaaaaaaaattaacatttaaattttgatgttttttattctCTATGTAGTGTATTTGAAATGTGCtgcatattttatgatatacatattgtttcattttaccCTTTCATATGAGACAAAAATACAGTTTCAATATAttcactgtaaataaaaaatatgcaaattacgATAGAAAGTATCAGCATTCAGCCAGTAATGAAGTATCAGCATTCAGAAAGTATCAGCCAGTAATTTctatttaccataaaatttccTTGATCCCAGCTACcgcctatattttgggggtcaaaaatctgaatccgtcgaaaaaagtgTATgtctattcagagaaagtgcttttttgtctgatttcgtaacttaaaattcgtctgcacttattaacaTATTTGGAGTCACCCCTCTAGCCATTAAGAGATCCCAACCATTTTTGTGCCCGGATCCATTCTTGCTACCAAAAGATGACGTTGGTCCTTAGTCGGACGCTCATTCTCAGTTCAAAGAATGAAATGTGTGCTACCCTTgccaaattaaagataaaaaaaactgaaattttccaatatttatttGGATGTAGATCTAAGATGCATCATTCGAgggaatgaaaatgaaaaaaaaaattttactgaaaatgcaaataatactATTTGCTCTTTTAGTCACCtataacatgattttaaaactttttgttttaacccTCCAACTCACAGCAACCTACAACTATTAgctcatttttgtttaatagtgTGGCAGAAGAGCATGTTGgtctttatttcttattgtacATTCTTTtctatatgtttaaaaatgggTAGGtcaggcttttttttttctttgcacatTGTACCTAATTGTGGTAGTTTGTAACAAGAAGTTTGACATGACATTATTTAATCCCAGcagatgaaatatatttttttcttttttataatatttataatttttggaaaatatttatttacttgtgtGTTTCGGAACTgttcgtaaatttttatttaatataagaaGACATATAGTAAAAACTAGCTGGTTTGGTGAGGTATATTTTGTGACAGGAGGAAAGagtcaaatttattgaaaaaaatgcaagagTTCCATACATAAATGCAAATGGgggttttatattatataaaaaaatctgatttaattttgtttaataaaatttaaaattaaacaatttgttatattttaaaatttctcaaaacgaatgttttaatattttatgttcattcTGATTTCACGTCATTGTCCTCTGTTTTGAATAAATAGCAAAGTTGTTAATAGAATAAGCTTTAGCTAAattcttgttctttttttttttaaactaaaattcccatgtaatgcattttttagagtatttgtctatttttaagAGTGACTAATTAAAACCTTTATTTATatagatcaaaaattttaattactttattaatatttattttagctgaGCAAGAAAACACAAGTGGCCAAACAGAAACAGTTTCTAAAGAAGCAGTTACAGATGATTCTCAAAAGGTCAGATTTAATATAGATGCGTAccaatttttcccttttcaggtttcttaaacaaatgttatttaataagatATCATGGAATTATAAATccaatataattgtttttagagctaaattaatattcagtgaataaaaaaaatttaaaaaaaaaaattttttgttcaaaaatatttattttcttattttatttttgcatgtgcttaaaaattatttttctatgttagacagagctcattctaggcagaaaaaagggcagagtgcaaaagtttaaaaaaagggcattattattctaaaaaggcaataatttcacgttctattaaaaagcattgtcaatcagtaaaagaatttttttttaacgtaactGAGAGTAGCAAAGCAatcattaattacttattttcattaataaattaacatatatatcgagttaatgagctaattagcttagtaatttatttaaaatgcatgcatatattaataaaataataaatgtatgtttttaagtgtctgtagttatgattaaataattaaaatgattaataataattatgatttaatgatagtggaagtaactgcaaactttcaaagacaaGTGCAACAATGGGTTGTGatggctatttttcctttcccatataaatctatgtattgacagcaatgacaaactaaataaaaagagttaaaaataacagttcatGAAATCCATTGTAGAGTTTGGGGGAAAAGTAAAGAAGGGTTGGATGAAAAAGGAAAGAAGGGTTCAGGAAAGAAAGGGCAAAAAGGGTATGGAGTCTATTACATCAGGGcactaatttacttcaggggcaacagggtgaattcttttgactaaaagggcagcagggtgctgcaccctgtttaccctgcctagaatgagctctgtgttagaataaatgaattatgcttgtttaaatttttaaagaacaaactacatattttgcaaacttaaatgtaaactgtttttatttttattagtcttGCACTAGGCGTACATAGATAAGAGTCCTAACAGATATCATTTCACTTTGAACCTACAGTAAGATTTGAAGTTATTGAATACAGCATCTACAGCCTGTATCAGAAATAGTAATGATTAAAAACTGCCAAATCGAAAGCCCGTCTGCGTTGCTTGCACCCAATGtgtaatatgtaaataatacaTGTCTTTACTGTGGTGCTGGGCAacaaaaaagattgaaaaagggggtatattagtaaattttttaagtgatttttaatttttgggtaaataccttttttttttttttttaatattcacctataattgtttgttttcttatgattttcaatttaagttaTAGAACAAGcttacaaagaaataaaacaaatttcagtaATTTGGCAGAACTTCTATAacatatagttattttaattttattaatggaaatGAACTTCAACAGCTAATGATGCTTATATTCTCATTCCGTCTCCTTCACTGTGAGAAAATGGCACTTTTATGAGGGGTAAATTTTAATGTGTCTAAGgactagttaaaaaaatatttttttatttcacttttaaagcCATAAGTGTTGcatatacttaaatttattgattaaaattattgttttcaacaTGTTTATaactaaagtttttattctctcatttaaaaaagtttttttttaagacgcCTATATTCTTTGCAGAAAGCAAATGCTGTGGAAAAAGATATATCGGGTGAAACTGCATCTAAAAAGCCCAGAGTAGATTATAATGTTATGCCTACTCGACCTTATTTGGATGCAACGGTTGTGCCTATTTTACTTCAAGCCCTCTCTGCTCTTGCAAGGGACAGGTTGgttgaaaactttaaatcagTTTCGAGTTTGTTTGCTATATATTTCATTgcaatatttgtaatataatttgtaGTAAGAAGGAGGTAAGTGTCATTTTAGCTTGAAATTGAGGTTTGGTTATGGATTCTCACAGTATGTGCTATAGGTGTAATCTTATTTGAAGTTTCACATCAGTGCTTTTGTGAATCCCTGTCTTCCACaactgtttcaaaaatgttttgtaacaGACAAAGTAAGAATACCTATTGTATTACCATGTGTACATATctactttttaaactaatcagTTGAATGTGAAATTGTAACAAACAgtatttcattctgaaattagtCTCACTTTTTAAGATGTATGGAATATTTtctgaatgttattttaaagtcattgttatgttaagaaatatgacattcttgtttattttattagcaatatctaaaaagtaaataacacaattaacttaaattacaTGGTAtatgttagaagaaaaaaattaataaggaaaatgtaattaaatgatTCCGAGTAGCGATTTCTGAACAATAGCTACTTGTCGCTagcataaaatttgtaatatggTGTTTCTTGGTCAGTTTGTTttctcctattttttttaatctcttgtCCAGTAATTTTGACTGGTCGTGTTTTCTTCCATCAGTCATCACATTCAAGTCATTGTTAACAATTTTCAAGCGGGCATGCAATAGTCAATCAAAGATTTGACAGTTTAATTCCTCCTACTGCAAATAAGCTGTATCTTTCAAGGATGGTCTGTAAAAATCACAGCAATCttgttttgttgtaatttttaaacattcatacAGAAATCAATCATAATTTTGCAGTTCTGTCCTGCCTACTACAGATACCAATAAGGTGCAACTTTCAAGGGTggtctcattaaaaaatattgttgtaataAGTACGATGATAGAAAaatcaagttaataaaaaagtcaaaagaGAAATAGAAAAAGATAGTTCTGAAATATAGGTTTAATGTTGGGGCCTATGTTACTAGTTAAAATGTAGGGAAATTGCGGctacattgtcgcagaacgttacagagttcttgcagaagggtttttttttttagggaagtaaaaagtttcagtttacttttctgcagaaatttacaCGTAAAATTTGAATCGCTTAATCTGTGCCGATATCGCGCATccattttgattgtaatttcGGCCGTTATTGACATTGATTTTCACATCGCTTTTACATATCCCGATATATTTTTAGGCGCTATGTGAAAATTGAATTGCGCATTTgatcatttactttttacagCAATGATTCTATCGTATTTCTTTACTTCCACTTAGCTTTTAAAACCtgacattttttgtttgttattacaTAACGTAACTTGCATTTGAGTAACCTTCAAAAAAGAGTCCAATTCGCGTGATTTTATCATCGATCtgttttttgtcaattactgctacagatttcatgatatttatttatttttttaatgtaatgataatttgcaaaatgcgataaagaaaataatttgtgcgTCCCTTCCCCAGCAAATTGCAGGAATATCccccttaatattttaatcaaaaaaatattacatattcaattttaaatttttttttgtttcgttttgtttCTGTAAACACAACGTTTTTGTTACCTTAAATTAGTAACGTACATCTTTGTTATAACTCCGAATATCCAATACAACCCTAATGAGAACTAAATGAATAATCAAAATTTGAGTTATCGCAAGCAAAAATCCTTTACGTAGagggaaaaatgaaaaatttagataatactAAAAACGGAATAAGCTCACTTAAATTAGCTTCACTATATAGCTGTTTAAAAATCACTAATCAATGAAGtctatatttcaaaagaattatcattaattaaattatgaaactattCTGCATAGCGGTGACCTCTTAACCCTGGTTACATAAATATAGTCTTACAAGGGACCATTGTTCAGAAGTTTTACTGTATTAAGTTAACAATaacaattgtatttaattttgtgaaaaataaagctGTTACGATATTTTCTGTGATATGTccttaaaaattctgaatttttgcaGAACTATGATTCTAACTCAATATAATCCCTGATTCTAATGTAAAACATTtatcatgtttaattttttagtattcttGATGATTTAACAATTTATCCATAGCTCTCttggtaaacatttttttcgtagttacaaatgatataaattgtttttcttttttaggccTGCTGATCCAATTCAGTTCTTAGCTGACTTTTTGATTAGAAATAAAGCACAATATTCACAGACGATTGAGTTACCTGAAGGTACATCAAGCTGAATTTCCTGCTTCTGATTTATAAAATCAGATTAAAGTTTTATCATTGCAGTTTCATttgtagtttgatttttttttcatttttcatattaaagaaaaaagacgCAAGCCTCAGTGCCTGTGAAgtcttttactatttaatttcacCATCTAtgttagtttatttatgtttcaaattttgtttttatttacttactggTGGTTATACTAAGTTCCATACatgttttcaataaacattCATCCAAATTGGCTCTTTTTTGTTTCTCGGGAAATGTTTTCTCTCCTTGTAAACATTTAGAACTCATAACCTTAAGGCAGCGATTCCCAATTATTTTTGGTTATAGAACCTTAAAAGCTAATTATTGCAAAACCCTGACTTAATGTAAAGAATATAGTTCAACAGCAGCTGTGTATATACtagcaaacaaaacaaaaaaaaatacttgttattttgtacatatttaatgcaaagaatgaaatattataaactagTTCTTGGTTTATGTATTTGCtgagaatgaataaaatgaactaaattatgattttcacttttataaatGTAGAGGATACTTAACAGCGAaacataattcttaaattttggcTTTgtgttttgaattgaaaagtttgaactataattataaatattttttacaaatgcatattcttttcgtaattttttcaatattgttattgaaaaaaaatattttttttatattttgctgctTTTTCATTGGCAAGTTACatacataatttcatttaaataatcctAATATACAAATTATGGATTGTTGATTAGATCTAAATAttaccaattaaaaatatttccttgttCTCAGAACCTCTGTGATCCTTATACAAAACCTAGGGCTTCGTCGAACACCAGTTGAGGACTGGTGCTATAAGCTGCTTCTAACTATAAATTTCCGAAAAACTGCTCGGTTTTCACTTTTGacattattttgagaatttaaacattttgttccTTCTACCTCTTTCGGAAACAGTACTGATTTagtaaagtattaatttttttattttataaattttcatgcaGTTATCATTACTGTgtcttaattttatcttttgacttactttttttttacaattctaaaatatattttaatgactatGATTAACTTAAATGAGAATggtaaaaactgttttttcgtttattgcactattcatgtttttatattttctgttcttttatATTCAGCCAAACCTAATATTAGCCCTTTAGGTCAAAGTTCAAATAATTGTTGCATCCTTAGCACATATGTCATTGTCTAAAATCGactctttttaaacttttttgtctaAGTACTGatccatcaaattttttattaaaaatactgctGTGTTGTGAACtgagatgaaaaattaaatttaaaatggagaAACTTTAGCTATTGAACTAATGACTTTTTTGCACGTTAATTACTTAATGTGCAAAAAAGTCATTatctaagaaaatattgataaacaACTGTTCTGTGTCTGGATTCCCACGTTTtagtaaagtatattttttcgaaatttctgttttgtttacttttgacCCCTAAGatgttggggaaaaaaaagataacttaattgcgaaatattttattgataatgattacaattaaattttgaaggagGGAGGACGGCTGATAAAACTTCGAACTTGAATTTTCACATAAATTAACTTTGATACAatgctttgtattttttcatgaaatcagTCATGCACAGTATTGGATCCTCTGGcctaaaaattacaataaaaataagtatgatACTGCAAAGTGAAAAGAAGGTATTTTATTACAAAGAGCACATAGTTTAACTTCGTATTGAACTGGTATTTGAAATTCCATACCAAGGTTAAAAGTAagtcaaattttgtttcaaagcatgttacattaaaaaattcatcacTCAGTTTCTGAAAtccatatattttacttaattgaatttttttttgagcattcgaatgaagtttttttttttatatggagaaaaaactactattttattAGTCTCACCCACTATCATAATGAGAATAAACCTtgtgtgatttaatttttgtttttttttttaattaatgcatgcaTTTTCTGTCCAACCATACTTAAGTTCCTTATGCACTCACAAACTGGAATCTGGGTGATCAAGACGTCTTGGGGGTTTTGATATAAGTTGCTTTGTTAGACTTGTGTTAGGTAGTgataaaaaattctgcattgTAAGAATAGATcacttataattttgtttcgcTTGCCGGtttcaacttttcaaaatttacaaaaccaaTCAAAGTAATATTCAGTGGGagtcaaaattaatgaaaatttatcgGAACAATAATTATGAGgacgaaaagaaaaatagcaattttcaaaacaaaatttttgatagttGGCTGACTTTTAGCTTTGATTAGTCCTCCATAGGTtgtgcaaagtttttttttatagttcatcGGTTGTAAAGTGATACTAAGagttaaacatttgtttaaaaaaaaattggattttatttcTAGTTTGCTTTGTGACAAGTTTCTTCAGTCCAAACCAGAAGTTCTCGCACTTTCTTTGTACATTTGAAATTGGAAATTCAAACTGAGCATCAAATTTTATCTCGCTACTCCATGTGTAAATGCGTATTGTTCGAAGAACGATGGGAAAATAGCTTGAATTTACGACAAAAGTTGACACAAATTATGCACgtgaaaagtgattactaaggcccggattttgatgacatttgcatttttggacattctttgtcctttagagcattttttgagatttatagggcattttctttaaaattttggggcgtattttgcattttttaaattttttgttaaatttttctaattttcattattttttattattacactggcttccaaacaatgaaaatttctaggatattaacaggtgaagcaacatcttttcaaattgtagaagaattgtcagtaagtgtgacatcagtagacgttgaaagaagcttctcctggtataaaaatttgctttcagacaagagacgctcgttta
Encoded here:
- the LOC107450943 gene encoding protein dpy-30 homolog, encoding MEEAEQENTSGQTETVSKEAVTDDSQKKANAVEKDISGETASKKPRVDYNVMPTRPYLDATVVPILLQALSALARDRPADPIQFLADFLIRNKAQYSQTIELPEGTSS